One stretch of Pseudomonas azotoformans DNA includes these proteins:
- a CDS encoding RNA polymerase sigma factor has translation MKDTDPDVELLARIGNNEPAAVNEMVTRKLPRLLALAGRILGDADEAKDVAQESFLRIWRHAASWRSGEARFDTWLHRVALNLCHDRLRRRKERPLEDEEALALADSAPLPDEQLEAADGSARMAAALAALPERQREAIVLQYYQELSNIDAAALMNISVEALESLLSRARRQLRSQLADTPGLARPGRGKP, from the coding sequence TTGAAAGACACTGATCCGGACGTGGAACTGCTGGCGCGCATCGGTAACAACGAGCCTGCGGCTGTCAACGAAATGGTGACGCGCAAACTGCCGCGTCTGCTGGCGCTCGCCGGCCGGATCCTGGGGGATGCCGACGAGGCCAAGGACGTGGCCCAGGAAAGCTTCCTGCGCATCTGGCGCCATGCGGCCAGTTGGCGCAGTGGCGAGGCGCGTTTCGATACCTGGCTGCACCGTGTGGCATTGAACCTGTGCCACGACCGTTTGCGCCGGCGCAAGGAGCGTCCATTGGAGGACGAGGAGGCGCTGGCGCTGGCAGACAGCGCACCGCTGCCGGATGAACAGCTGGAAGCCGCCGACGGTAGCGCTCGCATGGCCGCTGCGTTGGCGGCGTTGCCCGAGCGTCAGCGCGAGGCGATTGTGTTGCAGTACTACCAGGAGCTGTCGAACATCGACGCCGCGGCCCTGATGAATATCAGCGTCGAGGCACTGGAGAGCCTGCTGTCGCGGGCCCGACGCCAGTTGCGCAGCCAACTTGCCGATACACCCGGGCTCGCCCGCCCAGGAAGGGGAAAACCATGA